A single region of the Nomia melanderi isolate GNS246 chromosome 12, iyNomMela1, whole genome shotgun sequence genome encodes:
- the LOC116426114 gene encoding uncharacterized protein LOC116426114 isoform X1 gives MPNDNRNIPTIDRKSNFTLGKKPPSVKSQKGQSAKITVKNRTLHTQRKNVLGNLTRKEQNGGNISSQRNITDKKETDSKSITKFTDKCPNDMDYDNKIAVLRKEIQNWKVNEILTSRTGERFIATPSEHRTFSYVASGETTKRQRSPNNPLKSVRTYVDFPAVTLIRAINA, from the exons ATGCCTAATGACAATCGAAATATTCCTACAATCGACAGAAAATCGAATTTCACACTGGGTAAAAAACCGCCATCGGTAAAGTCGCAAAAAGGGCAATCGGCGAAAATTACTGTAAAAAATAGAACTCTGCATACTCAGAGAAAAAATGTACTAGGCAATTTAACAAGAAAAGAACAAAACGGCGGGAACATATCTTCTCAAAGGAATATTACAGATAAGAAAGAAACTGATTCCAAAAGTATAACAAAGTTTACGGACAAATGTCCCAATGACATGGATTACGATAATAAAATTGCTGTGTTGCGTAAAGAAATACAAAACTGGAAGGTTAACGAAATTTTAACCTCCAGAACTGGAGAAAGATTCATTGCAACCCCTAGTGAACATCGAACTTTTAGTTACg tCGCTTCGGGGGAAACCACAAAGAGGCAGCGAAGTCCCAATAATCCTCTTAAATCCGTCAGGACGTACGTTGACTTCCCCGCTGTAAC
- the LOC116426114 gene encoding uncharacterized protein LOC116426114 isoform X2, translated as MPNDNRNIPTIDRKSNFTLGKKPPSVKSQKGQSAKITVKNRTLHTQRKNVLGNLTRKEQNGGNISSQRNITDKKETDSKSITKFTDKCPNDMDYDNKIAVLRKEIQNWKVNEILTSRTGERFIATPSEHRTFSYVASGETTKRQRSPNNPLKSVRTYVDFPAVTL; from the exons ATGCCTAATGACAATCGAAATATTCCTACAATCGACAGAAAATCGAATTTCACACTGGGTAAAAAACCGCCATCGGTAAAGTCGCAAAAAGGGCAATCGGCGAAAATTACTGTAAAAAATAGAACTCTGCATACTCAGAGAAAAAATGTACTAGGCAATTTAACAAGAAAAGAACAAAACGGCGGGAACATATCTTCTCAAAGGAATATTACAGATAAGAAAGAAACTGATTCCAAAAGTATAACAAAGTTTACGGACAAATGTCCCAATGACATGGATTACGATAATAAAATTGCTGTGTTGCGTAAAGAAATACAAAACTGGAAGGTTAACGAAATTTTAACCTCCAGAACTGGAGAAAGATTCATTGCAACCCCTAGTGAACATCGAACTTTTAGTTACg tCGCTTCGGGGGAAACCACAAAGAGGCAGCGAAGTCCCAATAATCCTCTTAAATCCGTCAGGACGTACGTTGACTTCCCCGCTGTAAC
- the Tim9a gene encoding translocase of inner membrane 9, protein MAMQVPANVDSGQIKTFREFLTSYNKLSEICFIDCINDFTTRDIKSKEEKCALNCMEKYLKMNQRVSQRFQEFQVIANENVIAANKKLGEGT, encoded by the exons atggcAATGCAGGTTCCTGCAAATGTGGATTCTGGGCAAATTAAAACT TTTCGAGAGTTCCTGACATCCTATAACAAATTAtcagaaatttgttttattgattGCATTAATGATTTTACTACTCGGGATATCAAGTCGAAGGAGGAAAAGTGTGCCCTGAATTGcatggaaaaatatttgaagatgaACCAAAGAGTATCGCAACGATTTCAAGAGTTCCAAGTGATCgctaatgaaaatgtaatagCAGCTAATAAAAAATTAGGTGAAGGTACATAA
- the LOC116426112 gene encoding G patch domain-containing protein 2 isoform X2: MERVLKAVPADLRVKMEALVHDLTLALEESSNGVNVRRRWGIRRRARSTGNIPSLNVSKHSDDSSSSICDIHTPKNNVTSKYQSDSDDTNQTKRFARFSNLNNVSNIESDSVNENFVPRVNPRRKRKFKRMTIDSECNPSTSQTVTIMSTTLGDKKSILRGGYENRYGTVWCGKRKRSCRERSTDCEMRSLKPNRTTKSKNRIKIQSEDAIDCSRISSSSISSSDSEAGLITNDEDREGDDEQSDWNGESSWWDDGDSANEDKIATDIAFQMLLHGNFDHATDKGRKSYRQRIQRIREGLTGREIRAGRRHVDNKPGYSIITSANEKVSRFLQDPTQNELKLHPMRQPEREKLRRLANLYSLSLKGDLGCPILYKTRHTTQAICIDQIPLKRFSDYKRLRRTPPNTPNQEPVIHNQEYQICSTSFGSQVITPTSNLDSMQALPKLSHVEWDSNSMDIEIHGKPKFHDFGHSKSS, from the exons ATGGAGCGTGTTTTGAAAGCTGTACCAGCAGACTTAAGAGTAAAAATGGAGGCACTTGTGCATGATTTAACTTTGGCATTGGAAGAAAGCAGCAATGGTGTAAATGTCAGACGCCGTTGGGGTATCAGAAGGAGAGCTCGTTCGACAGGCAATATTC cgTCACTGAATGTGAGCAAACACTCAGATGACAGTTCATCTTCAATTTGTGACATTCACACTCCGAAAAATAATGTTACATCTAAATATCAGTCGGACAGCGATGATACAAATCAGACAAAACGATTTGCacgtttttcaaatttaaacaatGTTAGTAATATCGAAAGTGACTCtgtcaatgaaaattttgtacCGAGAGTAAATCCAAGGCgtaaaaggaaatttaaaagaatgacTATAGATTCAGAGTGCAATCCATCAACATCTCAAACAGTTACAATTATGTCTACAACACTTGGAGATAAGAAAAGTATTCTTCGAGGGGGTTATGAAAATAGATATGGAACAGTATG GTGTGGAAAACGTAAAAGATCATGCAGGGAACGTTCAACAGATTGTGAAATGAGATCACTAAAACCAAACAGAACTACAAAATCAAAAAATCGTATTAAAATTCAAAGTGAGGATGCTATCGATTGTTCTAGAATATCAAGTTCAAGCATCTCATCAAGTGATTCGGAAGCTGGTTTGATCACAAATGATGAAGATCGAGAAG GAGATGATGAACAGTCAGATTGGAATGGGGAATCTAGTTGGTGGGATGATGGTGACAGTGCTAATGAAGATAAAATTGCTACAGATATAGCTTTTCAAATGCTGTTACATGGAAATTTTGACCATGCAACAGATAAAGGAAGAAAAAGTTACAGACAAAGGATTCAAAGAATTCGAGAGGGTCTCACTGGAAGAGAGATTCGCGCTGGTCGCCGTCATGTTGATAATAAGCCTGgatattcaattattacatCGGCCAATGAAAAAGTGTCTAGGTTTTTACAGGATCCAACCCAAAATGAGCTTAAATTACATCCAATGCGTCAACCGGAACGAGAAAAACTTCGTAGACTGGCaaacttatatagtttaagttTAAAAGGAGATTTAGGATGCCCAATTCTGTATAAAACTCGACACACTACACAAGCCATCTGCATAGATCAAATCCCATTAAAACGATTTTCAGATTACAAAAGATTAAGAAGAACTCCACCAAATACACCAAATCAAGAACCAGTTATACATAATCAAGAATATCAGATTTGTTCAACGAGCTTCGGGTCACAAGTAATAACTCCTACATCAAACTTAGATTCTATGCAAGCTTTACCAAAATTATCCCATGTGGAATGGGATTCAAATAGTATGGATATAGAAATCCATGGAAAACCAAAATTTCATGATTTTGGACATTCAAAATCAAGTTAA
- the LOC116426112 gene encoding G patch domain-containing protein 2 isoform X1 yields MERVLKAVPADLRVKMEALVHDLTLALEESSNGVNVRRRWGIRRRARSTGNIRKSSLNVSKHSDDSSSSICDIHTPKNNVTSKYQSDSDDTNQTKRFARFSNLNNVSNIESDSVNENFVPRVNPRRKRKFKRMTIDSECNPSTSQTVTIMSTTLGDKKSILRGGYENRYGTVWCGKRKRSCRERSTDCEMRSLKPNRTTKSKNRIKIQSEDAIDCSRISSSSISSSDSEAGLITNDEDREGDDEQSDWNGESSWWDDGDSANEDKIATDIAFQMLLHGNFDHATDKGRKSYRQRIQRIREGLTGREIRAGRRHVDNKPGYSIITSANEKVSRFLQDPTQNELKLHPMRQPEREKLRRLANLYSLSLKGDLGCPILYKTRHTTQAICIDQIPLKRFSDYKRLRRTPPNTPNQEPVIHNQEYQICSTSFGSQVITPTSNLDSMQALPKLSHVEWDSNSMDIEIHGKPKFHDFGHSKSS; encoded by the exons ATGGAGCGTGTTTTGAAAGCTGTACCAGCAGACTTAAGAGTAAAAATGGAGGCACTTGTGCATGATTTAACTTTGGCATTGGAAGAAAGCAGCAATGGTGTAAATGTCAGACGCCGTTGGGGTATCAGAAGGAGAGCTCGTTCGACAGGCAATATTCGTAAGT cgTCACTGAATGTGAGCAAACACTCAGATGACAGTTCATCTTCAATTTGTGACATTCACACTCCGAAAAATAATGTTACATCTAAATATCAGTCGGACAGCGATGATACAAATCAGACAAAACGATTTGCacgtttttcaaatttaaacaatGTTAGTAATATCGAAAGTGACTCtgtcaatgaaaattttgtacCGAGAGTAAATCCAAGGCgtaaaaggaaatttaaaagaatgacTATAGATTCAGAGTGCAATCCATCAACATCTCAAACAGTTACAATTATGTCTACAACACTTGGAGATAAGAAAAGTATTCTTCGAGGGGGTTATGAAAATAGATATGGAACAGTATG GTGTGGAAAACGTAAAAGATCATGCAGGGAACGTTCAACAGATTGTGAAATGAGATCACTAAAACCAAACAGAACTACAAAATCAAAAAATCGTATTAAAATTCAAAGTGAGGATGCTATCGATTGTTCTAGAATATCAAGTTCAAGCATCTCATCAAGTGATTCGGAAGCTGGTTTGATCACAAATGATGAAGATCGAGAAG GAGATGATGAACAGTCAGATTGGAATGGGGAATCTAGTTGGTGGGATGATGGTGACAGTGCTAATGAAGATAAAATTGCTACAGATATAGCTTTTCAAATGCTGTTACATGGAAATTTTGACCATGCAACAGATAAAGGAAGAAAAAGTTACAGACAAAGGATTCAAAGAATTCGAGAGGGTCTCACTGGAAGAGAGATTCGCGCTGGTCGCCGTCATGTTGATAATAAGCCTGgatattcaattattacatCGGCCAATGAAAAAGTGTCTAGGTTTTTACAGGATCCAACCCAAAATGAGCTTAAATTACATCCAATGCGTCAACCGGAACGAGAAAAACTTCGTAGACTGGCaaacttatatagtttaagttTAAAAGGAGATTTAGGATGCCCAATTCTGTATAAAACTCGACACACTACACAAGCCATCTGCATAGATCAAATCCCATTAAAACGATTTTCAGATTACAAAAGATTAAGAAGAACTCCACCAAATACACCAAATCAAGAACCAGTTATACATAATCAAGAATATCAGATTTGTTCAACGAGCTTCGGGTCACAAGTAATAACTCCTACATCAAACTTAGATTCTATGCAAGCTTTACCAAAATTATCCCATGTGGAATGGGATTCAAATAGTATGGATATAGAAATCCATGGAAAACCAAAATTTCATGATTTTGGACATTCAAAATCAAGTTAA